Proteins found in one Siniperca chuatsi isolate FFG_IHB_CAS linkage group LG22, ASM2008510v1, whole genome shotgun sequence genomic segment:
- the LOC122870261 gene encoding GTPase IMAP family member GIMD1-like isoform X1 yields MADIRDHNEAPMESGYVPSYPEMALGTEHGRRGNNAFRILSSRGRRLSEGERNVLSLNVLLLGDRQSGRSSVGNALIGGEAFQTGTCISGLSLTTELQLLSRNFQKYFRRQGAESDLMLRVVDTPPMLPRPQSVHELCPEGVHVLVLVVRADLPHDNTHLEELVESLFGPEWRRHALLVLTHADHLEEAGLHLSVYLTQTSDWLRALAEEVEGGVFLLDNSCDWPSIRGRPLRDRLLRLSARNHHRALTVRTEVSL; encoded by the exons ATGGCTGATATACGGGATCATAATGAGGCACCTATGGAGTCTGGTTACG TTCCATCGTATCCTGAGATGGCGCTCGGCACGGAACACGGTCGCCGTGGCAACAACGCCTTCAGAATCCTCAGCAGCCGGGGTCGTCGGCTCAGCGAAGGCGAGCGGAATGTGCTGTCCCTGAACGTGCTGTTGCTAGGCGACAGGCAGAGTGGGAGGAGCTCTGTGGGGAATGCTCTTATTG GTGGAGAGGCGTTCCAAACGGGCACCTGCATTTCTGGCCTTTCCTTGACGACGGAGTTGCAGCTCCTAAGCCGAAATTTCCAGAAGTATTTCAGAAGACAGGGGGCGGAGTCTGACCTCATGTTGCGAGTGGTTGACACGCCCCCTATGTTGCCCCGCCCACAGAGCGTGCACGAGCTCTGCCCTGAGGGCGTGCACGTACTTGTGCTCGTTGTGAGAGCTGACCTGCCGCACGACAACACACACCTGGAGGAGCTCGTGGAg aGTCTCTTCGGTCCAGAATGGCGTCGTCACGCTTTACTCGTTCTCACACACGCTGACCACCTGGAGGAGGCGGGGCTTCACCTGTCAGTCTACCTAACACAGAccagtgattggctgagagCTCTGGCTGAAGAGGTGGAAGGAGGAGTCTTCCTCTTGGACAACAGCTGTGATTGGCCGTCAATCAGAGGACGGCCGTTGAGAGACCGACTGCTCCGCCTCTCAGCCAGGAACCATCACAGAGCTCTGACAGTCAGGACAGAGGTCTCACTCTGA
- the LOC122870261 gene encoding GTPase IMAP family member GIMD1-like isoform X2 yields the protein MALGTEHGRRGNNAFRILSSRGRRLSEGERNVLSLNVLLLGDRQSGRSSVGNALIGGEAFQTGTCISGLSLTTELQLLSRNFQKYFRRQGAESDLMLRVVDTPPMLPRPQSVHELCPEGVHVLVLVVRADLPHDNTHLEELVESLFGPEWRRHALLVLTHADHLEEAGLHLSVYLTQTSDWLRALAEEVEGGVFLLDNSCDWPSIRGRPLRDRLLRLSARNHHRALTVRTEVSL from the exons ATGGCGCTCGGCACGGAACACGGTCGCCGTGGCAACAACGCCTTCAGAATCCTCAGCAGCCGGGGTCGTCGGCTCAGCGAAGGCGAGCGGAATGTGCTGTCCCTGAACGTGCTGTTGCTAGGCGACAGGCAGAGTGGGAGGAGCTCTGTGGGGAATGCTCTTATTG GTGGAGAGGCGTTCCAAACGGGCACCTGCATTTCTGGCCTTTCCTTGACGACGGAGTTGCAGCTCCTAAGCCGAAATTTCCAGAAGTATTTCAGAAGACAGGGGGCGGAGTCTGACCTCATGTTGCGAGTGGTTGACACGCCCCCTATGTTGCCCCGCCCACAGAGCGTGCACGAGCTCTGCCCTGAGGGCGTGCACGTACTTGTGCTCGTTGTGAGAGCTGACCTGCCGCACGACAACACACACCTGGAGGAGCTCGTGGAg aGTCTCTTCGGTCCAGAATGGCGTCGTCACGCTTTACTCGTTCTCACACACGCTGACCACCTGGAGGAGGCGGGGCTTCACCTGTCAGTCTACCTAACACAGAccagtgattggctgagagCTCTGGCTGAAGAGGTGGAAGGAGGAGTCTTCCTCTTGGACAACAGCTGTGATTGGCCGTCAATCAGAGGACGGCCGTTGAGAGACCGACTGCTCCGCCTCTCAGCCAGGAACCATCACAGAGCTCTGACAGTCAGGACAGAGGTCTCACTCTGA